From a region of the Mycobacterium sp. SMC-8 genome:
- a CDS encoding Fe-S protein, with protein sequence MEVLRSVVVLLHIVGFAITFGAWVTEAAAGRFRTTRVMDYGLLVSLVTGLALAAPWPAGIDLNYPKIGIKLVILVILGALLGMGSARQKRTGDAVPRPLFYGVGALSFAAAALAVVW encoded by the coding sequence ATGGAAGTACTACGCTCTGTAGTTGTTTTGCTGCACATCGTCGGCTTTGCCATCACGTTCGGGGCATGGGTGACCGAGGCCGCAGCGGGCCGCTTCCGCACCACCCGGGTGATGGACTACGGCTTGTTGGTCTCGCTGGTGACCGGTCTCGCACTGGCCGCCCCATGGCCCGCCGGGATCGACCTGAACTACCCGAAGATCGGGATCAAGCTGGTGATCCTGGTGATCCTGGGCGCGCTCCTCGGCATGGGCAGCGCCCGGCAGAAGCGCACCGGCGACGCGGTGCCGCGCCCGCTGTTCTACGGGGTCGGGGCGCTGTCGTTCGCTGCGGCGGCGCTCGCCGTGGTGTGGTGA
- a CDS encoding alpha/beta fold hydrolase, protein MTSAPEHFLTDGHGGVRIVADRLGEPGARAVVFLHGGGQTRRSWGKAAAAVARRGWQAVTVDLRGHGESDWSPDGDYRVASFAADVAAILHRLPPHPVLVGASLGGLTSMLLAGELERGIAAAVVLVDIVPDMDPSGAQRIHAFMAEKMVDGFGSLDEVADMIAEFNPHRPRPSDLDGLRNNLRRRGDRWYWHWDPQFIDGSAAKPPLEVTDTDRLHTAVDAILSDGVPMLLVRGQVSDLVSRERAEAFLERFPQIAFVDVDGAGHMVAGDRNDLFADAVLEFLARVEVAKP, encoded by the coding sequence ATGACCTCTGCGCCGGAGCACTTCCTCACCGACGGGCACGGCGGCGTCCGGATCGTCGCCGACCGGCTAGGGGAACCCGGCGCGCGTGCCGTGGTGTTCCTGCACGGTGGCGGTCAGACCCGGCGGTCGTGGGGCAAGGCCGCTGCCGCGGTGGCCCGCCGCGGCTGGCAGGCCGTCACCGTCGACCTGCGCGGCCACGGCGAGTCCGACTGGTCGCCCGACGGTGACTACCGGGTGGCCAGCTTCGCCGCCGACGTGGCCGCGATCCTGCACCGGTTGCCGCCGCACCCGGTGCTGGTGGGCGCCTCACTCGGGGGTCTGACCTCGATGCTGCTCGCCGGTGAGCTCGAGCGTGGCATCGCCGCGGCGGTCGTCCTCGTCGACATCGTGCCCGACATGGACCCCTCGGGCGCGCAGAGAATCCACGCGTTCATGGCCGAGAAGATGGTCGACGGCTTCGGCTCGCTCGACGAGGTCGCCGACATGATCGCCGAGTTCAACCCGCACCGGCCCCGTCCGTCGGACCTCGACGGCTTGCGAAACAATCTGCGCCGCAGGGGAGACCGCTGGTATTGGCATTGGGACCCGCAGTTCATCGACGGATCGGCGGCCAAACCGCCGCTCGAGGTCACCGACACCGACCGCCTGCACACGGCCGTCGACGCGATCCTGTCCGACGGGGTGCCGATGCTGCTGGTGCGCGGTCAGGTCAGCGACCTGGTCAGCCGTGAGCGCGCCGAGGCATTTCTTGAGCGCTTCCCGCAGATCGCCTTCGTCGACGTCGACGGCGCCGGACACATGGTGGCCGGGGACCGCAACGATCTGTTCGCTGACGCGGTGCTCGAATTCCTGGCCCGTGTCGAAGTCGCCAAACCGTGA
- a CDS encoding NAD(P)/FAD-dependent oxidoreductase encodes MPHLTAEDVRSPELTRLTGLPFDDDDAVLRAAIDDASVPALLMSMVHMTGDLRILDELPRPFMLIAMDLQGGMTESDKQTVRDKAFHVARDYRDRGCPAPFVPDRHQLRVMLDVISAGQVTDELVDYIAADLRVTDTDQNGPVPVSTPEQRAGFPVVVIGAGEAGLLAGIKLKQAGVPFTIVERQSGVGGTWLANRYPGCRVDIASQYYTYSFEPTDHWEHHYATQPEILQYLRDVTDRYGIAEHIRFDTEVTGAVWDEQAARWQVQVRGRDDLDGAVEELTACGLICAVGQFSTAVIPDIKGADDFTGPSCHTADWDDTIEVAGKRVAVIGAGASGFQLVPAIAGTAAHVDVYQRTPQWMAPNVHYHEAVSAAARWAIRHLPYYGRWLRFVSWWPIADALDEQITIDPDWDTGGLSVSAGNQGIRDMFIAWMRAFTDDEELLAQVTPMYPPMGKRTLQDDGTWLTTLQRNDVELVTAGIAEITADGVTDVTGMHRRADVLVWATGFDVNHQLGPIDIRGTGGLGLNEVWGDAAFAYLGVTVAGFPNFYCMFGPGTNAVNGASIIYNSECQMRYILGCIDMTLAAATACAAPKAQVCTDYDRRSQNRLKSMVYAHPSVSSYYKNSAGELPTLFAWRIADYWKWTSRPDAADYELK; translated from the coding sequence GTGCCGCATCTCACTGCCGAGGACGTGCGCAGCCCCGAGCTGACCCGCTTGACCGGACTTCCTTTCGATGACGACGACGCGGTGCTGCGCGCCGCGATCGACGACGCCAGCGTGCCGGCACTGCTGATGTCGATGGTGCACATGACCGGCGATCTGCGGATCCTCGACGAACTGCCGCGCCCCTTCATGCTCATCGCGATGGACCTGCAGGGCGGGATGACCGAATCGGACAAACAGACGGTGCGCGACAAGGCATTTCATGTCGCCCGCGACTACCGCGACCGGGGGTGCCCGGCACCGTTCGTGCCTGACAGGCATCAGCTGCGGGTGATGCTCGACGTCATCTCCGCCGGCCAGGTCACCGACGAACTCGTCGACTACATCGCCGCCGATCTGCGGGTCACCGATACCGACCAGAACGGCCCCGTGCCGGTGTCGACCCCCGAGCAGCGTGCGGGGTTCCCGGTCGTCGTGATCGGTGCGGGAGAGGCGGGACTGCTGGCCGGCATCAAGCTCAAACAGGCCGGCGTGCCGTTCACCATCGTCGAGCGGCAATCCGGCGTCGGTGGAACCTGGCTGGCGAATCGTTATCCGGGCTGCCGGGTCGACATCGCCAGCCAGTACTACACGTACTCGTTCGAGCCGACCGACCACTGGGAGCACCACTACGCCACGCAACCCGAGATCCTGCAGTACCTGCGCGACGTCACCGACCGCTACGGCATCGCCGAACACATCCGCTTCGACACCGAGGTCACCGGCGCGGTGTGGGACGAACAGGCCGCCCGCTGGCAGGTCCAGGTACGCGGCCGAGACGACCTCGACGGCGCCGTCGAGGAACTGACCGCCTGTGGGCTGATCTGCGCCGTCGGCCAGTTCAGCACCGCGGTCATCCCGGACATCAAGGGCGCCGACGACTTCACCGGGCCGTCCTGCCACACCGCGGACTGGGACGACACCATCGAGGTGGCCGGCAAACGCGTCGCGGTGATCGGCGCCGGCGCCAGCGGATTCCAGCTCGTTCCGGCGATCGCCGGCACCGCCGCGCACGTCGACGTCTATCAGCGCACACCGCAGTGGATGGCGCCCAATGTGCACTACCACGAGGCCGTCAGCGCCGCCGCTCGATGGGCGATCCGGCACCTGCCGTACTACGGCCGGTGGTTGCGCTTCGTGTCATGGTGGCCGATCGCCGACGCGCTCGACGAGCAGATCACGATCGACCCGGACTGGGACACCGGTGGATTATCGGTCAGCGCAGGCAATCAGGGGATCCGGGACATGTTCATCGCATGGATGCGGGCCTTCACCGACGACGAGGAACTTCTCGCCCAGGTGACCCCGATGTATCCGCCGATGGGCAAGCGCACCCTGCAGGATGACGGCACCTGGCTGACCACCCTGCAGCGTAATGACGTCGAACTGGTCACCGCCGGGATCGCCGAGATCACCGCAGACGGGGTCACCGACGTCACCGGAATGCACCGTCGCGCCGATGTGCTGGTGTGGGCCACCGGATTCGACGTCAACCATCAACTCGGGCCGATCGACATCCGCGGCACCGGCGGGCTCGGGCTCAACGAGGTGTGGGGTGACGCCGCCTTCGCCTACCTCGGCGTCACGGTGGCGGGCTTCCCGAACTTCTACTGCATGTTCGGTCCCGGCACCAACGCCGTCAACGGCGCCAGCATCATCTACAACTCCGAGTGTCAGATGCGCTACATCCTCGGCTGCATCGACATGACCTTGGCCGCCGCCACGGCCTGCGCCGCCCCCAAAGCGCAGGTGTGCACCGATTACGACCGCCGCAGCCAGAACCGGTTGAAATCGATGGTCTACGCCCATCCCTCGGTCAGCAGCTACTACAAGAACAGCGCCGGGGAGCTGCCGACGCTGTTCGCGTGGCGCATCGCCGACTACTGGAAATGGACGAGTCGGCCCGACGCGGCCGACTATGAACTGAAATGA
- a CDS encoding glucose 1-dehydrogenase, which produces MTGRLAGKVALISGGARGMGASHARVMAAHGAKVVCGDILDAEGGQVAEELGDVARYVHLDVTRPQDWDAAVATAVAEFGSLDILVNNAGILNIGTVEDYELAEWHRILDINLTGVFLGIRAVTPIMKSAGRGSIINISSIEGMAGTIGCHGYTATKFAVRGLTKSVALELGPYGIRVNSVHPGLVKTPMADWVPEDIFQSALGRIAQPHEVSNLVVYLAGDESSYSTGAEFVVDGGTIAGLAHKDFSAVNVDQQPEWVT; this is translated from the coding sequence ATGACAGGACGGCTTGCCGGCAAGGTCGCGCTCATCAGCGGCGGGGCCAGAGGCATGGGCGCCTCGCACGCCCGGGTGATGGCCGCACACGGTGCGAAGGTCGTCTGTGGCGACATCCTCGATGCCGAGGGTGGGCAGGTGGCCGAGGAGCTGGGCGACGTCGCCCGCTACGTGCACCTCGACGTCACCCGCCCGCAGGACTGGGATGCGGCCGTGGCCACCGCGGTCGCCGAGTTCGGGAGCCTGGACATCCTGGTCAACAACGCCGGCATCTTGAACATCGGCACCGTCGAGGACTACGAACTCGCCGAATGGCACCGCATCCTCGACATCAACCTCACCGGCGTGTTCCTCGGTATCCGGGCGGTCACACCGATCATGAAGAGCGCCGGGCGGGGCTCGATCATCAACATCTCCTCGATCGAGGGAATGGCCGGCACCATAGGCTGCCACGGCTACACCGCCACCAAATTCGCCGTCCGCGGCCTGACCAAGTCTGTCGCCCTCGAGTTGGGGCCGTACGGAATCCGGGTGAACTCGGTGCACCCCGGCTTGGTCAAAACCCCGATGGCCGACTGGGTGCCCGAGGACATCTTCCAGTCCGCGCTGGGCCGGATCGCCCAGCCGCACGAGGTCAGCAATCTCGTGGTGTATCTGGCCGGCGATGAGTCCAGCTATTCGACCGGAGCCGAATTCGTCGTCGACGGCGGCACCATCGCCGGTCTCGCGCACAAGGATTTCTCCGCGGTGAATGTCGACCAGCAGCCGGAATGGGTCACCTGA
- a CDS encoding LuxR family transcriptional regulator — translation MGHVSGAGERSVDDPRVAGFLASASTQPTGLVIEGEAGIGKTTLWLRQLRQAGEHGFRVLTARVGQAESVMAFAALADLLGDVEENYFTPLPALQRLALDRVLLRAGADGPPTDQRTVAAGFVSVLHALAEDSPVLLAIDDAQWLDTSSRAAVEFAVRRLRGPFGVLVTERCAPGEGATAGWLRLDRPDGLDRIFVRPMTTGALHALISERLGRPLSRPSMLRIAEISGGNPFFALELAHAMGDGPATGEPPLPATLAEVVRRRIGLLDEPTRSMLLSVACVADATVELLGRAHGISAAEVTERLGPAEASGIVTLEGNRVRFTHPLLANGVYTDAGPTARRAMHRTMGALESQPELKARHLALASASGDDEIFAALDQAADSARARGAPAAAAELVDLAIGLGGDNPLRRIKSAENHFLAGDTAKAAAALGSVDAIEPPILRALASSLLATVRMYENQHAEAVALLRGALDDGAGNVAILVQVLLRLSFALNSIGELDDARRYVRDAVKLAEELGVPGITSAALAWSVHVNFQCGHGLDEDALQRAMDLYDSSLDVPIIFRAPFVHALGMSWTGRLDQAHDELTAVRAVCVERGAESDMMAIAGFLAINHLWRGRLADAQTEAAEAVERAQQLGGDDVLIIPMTVRGALAAYAGQVDDARADARWVLGAIANRQASHIADWPGMTLCFLEESLGNHREALQALDVKFLDTGRTPATELMYAWHLPDVIEAMVGTGRLDDAEFLTAALEQNGIEHDRHWMKAVGARCRAMLLAARGDVVGAEQVAHRAMVEHDLLPMPFERARTQLLLGQLQRRLRQKQSAATNLNAAMQTFEELGTPLWARRTQAELARAVVAPSEDLSQLTPSEQRVAEMAATGATNKDIAAAMFISAKTVEHNLTKIYRKLGISSRAELGRRIDQTGTGPPGGLR, via the coding sequence ATGGGCCACGTGTCCGGCGCTGGGGAGCGATCAGTCGATGATCCGCGCGTTGCTGGTTTCCTGGCCTCGGCGTCAACTCAGCCGACCGGGCTCGTCATCGAGGGCGAGGCCGGGATCGGTAAGACCACCCTGTGGCTGCGCCAGCTTCGGCAGGCCGGCGAACATGGCTTCCGCGTGCTGACCGCCAGGGTCGGACAGGCGGAATCGGTGATGGCGTTCGCCGCGCTGGCCGACCTGCTCGGGGACGTCGAGGAGAACTACTTCACCCCGCTGCCCGCGCTGCAGCGGCTGGCGCTGGACCGGGTGCTACTGCGTGCCGGCGCCGACGGCCCGCCGACCGATCAGCGCACGGTGGCCGCCGGATTCGTGTCGGTGTTGCACGCGCTGGCCGAGGACTCGCCGGTGTTGCTCGCGATCGACGACGCGCAATGGCTGGACACCTCGAGTCGCGCGGCCGTGGAGTTCGCGGTCCGCCGCCTGCGCGGACCGTTCGGGGTGCTGGTGACCGAGCGGTGCGCACCCGGCGAGGGCGCGACCGCGGGCTGGTTGCGGCTGGACCGGCCCGACGGGTTGGACCGGATATTCGTGCGCCCGATGACCACCGGTGCGCTGCACGCGCTGATCTCCGAACGGCTGGGCCGCCCGCTGTCCCGGCCGTCGATGCTCCGCATCGCCGAGATCTCCGGCGGCAATCCGTTTTTCGCGCTCGAGCTGGCACATGCGATGGGTGACGGGCCGGCCACGGGCGAGCCGCCGCTTCCGGCGACGCTGGCGGAGGTGGTGCGGCGCCGCATCGGTCTGCTCGACGAACCGACCCGGTCGATGCTGCTCAGCGTCGCCTGTGTGGCCGACGCGACCGTGGAACTGCTGGGGCGGGCCCACGGCATCTCGGCAGCAGAGGTGACCGAACGGCTCGGACCGGCGGAGGCCTCGGGCATCGTCACCCTCGAGGGCAACCGGGTCCGGTTCACCCATCCGCTGCTGGCCAACGGGGTGTACACCGACGCCGGGCCGACGGCACGGCGCGCGATGCACCGCACGATGGGCGCGCTGGAATCCCAGCCCGAGTTGAAGGCCCGGCACCTGGCGCTCGCCTCGGCCAGCGGAGACGACGAGATCTTCGCCGCGCTCGACCAGGCCGCAGACTCCGCTCGGGCGCGCGGCGCACCGGCGGCGGCGGCCGAATTGGTCGATCTGGCTATCGGGCTCGGCGGCGACAACCCACTGCGCCGCATCAAGTCCGCCGAGAATCACTTTTTGGCCGGGGATACGGCCAAGGCCGCCGCCGCATTGGGAAGCGTCGACGCGATCGAGCCGCCGATCCTGCGGGCGTTGGCATCGAGCCTGCTGGCGACGGTGCGCATGTACGAGAACCAACATGCGGAAGCGGTTGCGCTGCTGCGCGGCGCGCTCGACGACGGGGCGGGCAACGTCGCGATCCTGGTGCAGGTGCTGTTGCGACTGTCGTTCGCGCTCAACAGCATCGGTGAGCTCGACGACGCCCGCCGGTATGTTCGCGACGCGGTCAAACTCGCCGAGGAACTCGGGGTACCGGGCATCACCAGCGCCGCCCTGGCGTGGTCGGTGCATGTGAACTTCCAGTGCGGCCACGGGCTCGACGAGGACGCGTTGCAGCGTGCCATGGACCTCTACGACAGCAGCCTGGACGTGCCGATCATCTTCCGGGCACCGTTCGTGCATGCGCTGGGGATGTCGTGGACCGGGCGCCTCGACCAGGCCCATGACGAACTGACGGCGGTGCGCGCGGTGTGCGTCGAGCGCGGGGCCGAGAGCGACATGATGGCCATCGCAGGGTTCTTGGCGATCAACCATCTGTGGCGAGGCCGGCTCGCCGACGCCCAGACCGAGGCCGCCGAGGCGGTCGAGCGCGCCCAGCAGCTCGGCGGGGACGACGTGCTGATCATCCCGATGACCGTGCGGGGTGCGTTGGCGGCCTACGCCGGGCAGGTGGACGACGCCCGCGCCGACGCCCGGTGGGTGCTCGGGGCTATCGCGAATCGGCAGGCCTCCCACATCGCCGACTGGCCGGGGATGACGTTGTGCTTTCTTGAGGAGTCTCTCGGCAATCACCGGGAAGCGCTGCAGGCGCTGGACGTGAAGTTCCTCGACACCGGCCGGACTCCGGCCACCGAGTTGATGTATGCGTGGCACCTGCCCGACGTCATCGAGGCGATGGTGGGAACGGGACGCCTCGACGACGCCGAGTTCCTCACCGCCGCACTGGAGCAGAACGGCATCGAGCACGACCGGCACTGGATGAAGGCGGTCGGCGCAAGGTGCCGCGCGATGCTGCTCGCAGCTCGCGGCGACGTGGTGGGGGCCGAACAGGTCGCACACCGCGCGATGGTCGAGCACGACCTTCTCCCGATGCCGTTCGAGCGGGCCCGCACCCAGCTTCTGCTCGGCCAGCTGCAGCGCCGGTTACGCCAGAAGCAGTCGGCGGCAACGAATCTGAACGCGGCGATGCAGACATTCGAGGAGCTGGGCACGCCGTTGTGGGCACGGCGGACACAGGCCGAGCTGGCCCGCGCGGTCGTCGCCCCGTCCGAGGATCTGAGTCAGTTGACGCCGTCCGAGCAGCGGGTCGCCGAGATGGCCGCGACCGGTGCGACCAACAAGGACATCGCGGCGGCGATGTTCATCAGCGCGAAGACCGTGGAGCACAACCTCACGAAGATCTACCGCAAACTGGGCATCAGCTCGCGCGCCGAACTGGGCAGGCGGATCGATCAGACCGGAACCGGCCCTCCCGGCGGGCTCAGGTGA
- a CDS encoding NADPH:quinone oxidoreductase family protein, with translation MRAIQIAELSGPQAARLVEIDEPAADDATVLVDVHAAGVAFPDALQSRGLYQYKPAMPYIPGAEVAGVVRSAPADAHVRPGDRVAGLTMLCGAMAEVVALQPERVFKLPESLSFTDGAGILFNDLTVHFALRTRGRLQPGDTVLVHGAAGGIGTSTLRLAPAFGASRTIAVVSTEDKAEVARAAGASDVVLADGFKDAVKELTGGRGVDMVVDPVGGDRFTDSLRSLAQGGRLLVVGFTGGEIPTVKVNRLLLNNVDAVGVGWGAWTMTHPGYLQEQWADLEPLLASGAVPAPDPVVYPLDRAAEAIASLEERTAKGKVVVAVR, from the coding sequence ATGCGTGCGATACAGATAGCCGAACTCTCGGGCCCGCAAGCCGCCCGGCTCGTCGAGATCGACGAGCCCGCGGCCGACGACGCCACCGTGCTGGTGGATGTGCACGCCGCCGGCGTGGCTTTCCCCGACGCGCTGCAGTCCCGCGGGCTCTACCAGTACAAGCCGGCGATGCCCTACATCCCGGGCGCCGAGGTCGCCGGTGTGGTGCGCAGCGCGCCCGCCGACGCGCACGTGCGGCCCGGGGACCGCGTGGCCGGCCTGACGATGCTCTGCGGGGCGATGGCCGAAGTCGTTGCGCTGCAGCCGGAGCGGGTGTTCAAGCTGCCCGAATCACTGTCTTTCACGGACGGCGCGGGCATCTTGTTCAACGATCTGACGGTGCATTTCGCGTTGCGCACCCGCGGCCGTCTGCAGCCCGGCGACACCGTGCTGGTGCACGGCGCCGCCGGCGGCATCGGCACCTCGACGCTGCGTCTTGCGCCCGCGTTCGGCGCTTCGCGCACCATCGCGGTGGTCAGCACCGAGGACAAGGCGGAGGTGGCCCGCGCCGCCGGCGCGTCCGACGTCGTGCTCGCCGACGGGTTCAAGGACGCGGTCAAGGAGTTGACGGGTGGGCGCGGGGTGGACATGGTGGTCGACCCGGTCGGCGGCGACCGGTTCACCGACTCCCTGCGCTCGCTGGCCCAGGGCGGTCGACTGCTGGTGGTGGGGTTCACCGGCGGGGAGATTCCGACGGTGAAGGTGAACCGGCTGCTGCTCAACAACGTCGACGCGGTCGGGGTGGGCTGGGGCGCATGGACCATGACGCATCCCGGTTACCTGCAGGAGCAGTGGGCCGACCTGGAGCCGTTGCTGGCCTCGGGGGCGGTGCCGGCTCCCGACCCGGTGGTCTACCCGCTCGACCGCGCCGCCGAGGCGATCGCGTCGCTGGAGGAGCGCACCGCCAAGGGCAAGGTTGTGGTCGCGGTTCGATAG